The proteins below are encoded in one region of Balaenoptera ricei isolate mBalRic1 chromosome 6, mBalRic1.hap2, whole genome shotgun sequence:
- the GCNT1 gene encoding beta-1,3-galactosyl-O-glycosyl-glycoprotein beta-1,6-N-acetylglucosaminyltransferase isoform X1, protein MIPTFLDLNVLPSISRCLCTSDKCKLTNLQATTEGKSLLLEAWKTALNKAKSPVVLEMLRKLWRRKLFSYPTKYYFFLLVFSLVTFSVLRIHQKPEFVNVGHLELLEENPSRNINCTKVLQGDVDEIQKVKLEILTVKFRKRPRWTNYDYINMTSDCASFIKKRKYIVEPLSKEEAEFPIAYSVVVHHKIEMLDRLLRAIYMPQNFYCIHVDTKSEESFLAAVIGIASCFSNVFVASQLESVVYASWSRVQADLNCMQDLYRMNADWKYLINLCGMDFPIKTNLEIVRKLKSLMGENNLETERMPSNKKERWKKHYAVVNGKLTNMGTDKIHPPLETPLFSGSAYFVVSRRYVEYVLENEKIQKFMEWAKDTYSPDEYLWATIQRIPEVPGSLSLSHKYDMSDMHAIARFVKWQYFEGDISKGAPYPPCSGVHVRSVCVFGAGDLNWMLRVHHLFANKFDTDIDLFAIQCLDEHLRHKALETLKH, encoded by the exons ATGATCCCGACTTTTCTTGATTTAAATG tgcTGCCCTCCATTTCAAGATGCCTTTGCACTTCTGATAAATGCAAACTGACAAATCTCCAGGCCACGACAGAGGGGAAATCATTACTGCTTGAAGCCTGGAAGACTGCCCTTAATAAAGCCAAGTCCCCAGTTGTTCTTGAAATGCTGAGGAAGTTGTGGAGGAGGAAACTTTTTTCTTATCCCACTAAATACTActtcttccttcttgttttttcccTGGTCACCTTCTCTGTTTTAAGAATTCATCAAAAGCCTGAATTTGTAAATGTTGGACATTTGGAGCTGCTTGAAGAGAATCCTAGTCGTAATATTAATTGTACCAAAGTTCTACAGGGTGATGTAGATGAAATCCAAAAGGTAAAGCTTGAGATTCTAACAGTGAAATTTAGAAAGCGCCCTCGATGGACAAACTATGACTACATAAACATGACCAGTGATTGTGCTTCTTTCATCAAGAAGCGCAAATATATTGTAGAACCCCTTAGTAAAGAAGAGGCAGAGTTTCCAATAGCATATTCTGTAGTGGTTCATCACAAAATTGAAATGCTTGACAGGCTCCTGAGGGCCATTTATATGCCTCAGAATTTCTATTGCATTCACGTGGATACAAAATCAGAGGAATCCTTTTTGGCCGCAGTGATTGGCATTGCATCCTGTTTCAGTAATGTCTTCGTGGCCAGTCAGCTGGAGAGTGTTGTGTATGCATCTTGGAGCCGGGTTCAGGCTGACCTCAACTGCATGCAGGACCTCTACCGAATGAACGCAGACTGGAAGTACTTGATAAATCTCTGCGGTATGGATTTTCCTATTAAAACCAACCTGGAAATTGTCAGGAAGCTCAAGTCGTTAATGGGCGAGAACAACCTAGAAACGGAGAGAATGCcatccaataaaaaagaaaggtggaAAAAGCATTATGCAGTCGTGAATGGAAAGCTGACAAACATGGGGACCGACAAAATACATCCTCCTCTTGAAACACCTCTGTTTTCAGGCAGTGCCTATTTTGTGGTCAGTAGGAGGTATGTGGAGTATGTGCTCgagaatgaaaaaatacaaaagtttATGGAGTGGGCAAAAGACACATACAGCCCGGACGAGTATCTCTGGGCCACTATTCAGAGGATCCCCGAAGTCCCAGGGTCACTGTCCTTAAGCCATAAGTACGACATGTCCGACATGCACGCGATTGCCAGGTTTGTCAAGTGGCAGTACTTTGAAGGTGACATTTCCAAGGGCGCCCCCTACCCGCCGTGCAGCGGCGTCCACGTGCGCTCCGTGTGCGTTTTCGGAGCGGGTGACTTGAACTGGATGTTGCGCGTGCACCACTTGTTCGCCAACAAGTTCGACACGGACATCGACCTCTTTGCCATCCAGTGTTTGGATGAGCATCTGAGGCATAAGGCCCTGGAGACATTAAAACACTGA
- the GCNT1 gene encoding beta-1,3-galactosyl-O-glycosyl-glycoprotein beta-1,6-N-acetylglucosaminyltransferase isoform X2, with translation MLRKLWRRKLFSYPTKYYFFLLVFSLVTFSVLRIHQKPEFVNVGHLELLEENPSRNINCTKVLQGDVDEIQKVKLEILTVKFRKRPRWTNYDYINMTSDCASFIKKRKYIVEPLSKEEAEFPIAYSVVVHHKIEMLDRLLRAIYMPQNFYCIHVDTKSEESFLAAVIGIASCFSNVFVASQLESVVYASWSRVQADLNCMQDLYRMNADWKYLINLCGMDFPIKTNLEIVRKLKSLMGENNLETERMPSNKKERWKKHYAVVNGKLTNMGTDKIHPPLETPLFSGSAYFVVSRRYVEYVLENEKIQKFMEWAKDTYSPDEYLWATIQRIPEVPGSLSLSHKYDMSDMHAIARFVKWQYFEGDISKGAPYPPCSGVHVRSVCVFGAGDLNWMLRVHHLFANKFDTDIDLFAIQCLDEHLRHKALETLKH, from the coding sequence ATGCTGAGGAAGTTGTGGAGGAGGAAACTTTTTTCTTATCCCACTAAATACTActtcttccttcttgttttttcccTGGTCACCTTCTCTGTTTTAAGAATTCATCAAAAGCCTGAATTTGTAAATGTTGGACATTTGGAGCTGCTTGAAGAGAATCCTAGTCGTAATATTAATTGTACCAAAGTTCTACAGGGTGATGTAGATGAAATCCAAAAGGTAAAGCTTGAGATTCTAACAGTGAAATTTAGAAAGCGCCCTCGATGGACAAACTATGACTACATAAACATGACCAGTGATTGTGCTTCTTTCATCAAGAAGCGCAAATATATTGTAGAACCCCTTAGTAAAGAAGAGGCAGAGTTTCCAATAGCATATTCTGTAGTGGTTCATCACAAAATTGAAATGCTTGACAGGCTCCTGAGGGCCATTTATATGCCTCAGAATTTCTATTGCATTCACGTGGATACAAAATCAGAGGAATCCTTTTTGGCCGCAGTGATTGGCATTGCATCCTGTTTCAGTAATGTCTTCGTGGCCAGTCAGCTGGAGAGTGTTGTGTATGCATCTTGGAGCCGGGTTCAGGCTGACCTCAACTGCATGCAGGACCTCTACCGAATGAACGCAGACTGGAAGTACTTGATAAATCTCTGCGGTATGGATTTTCCTATTAAAACCAACCTGGAAATTGTCAGGAAGCTCAAGTCGTTAATGGGCGAGAACAACCTAGAAACGGAGAGAATGCcatccaataaaaaagaaaggtggaAAAAGCATTATGCAGTCGTGAATGGAAAGCTGACAAACATGGGGACCGACAAAATACATCCTCCTCTTGAAACACCTCTGTTTTCAGGCAGTGCCTATTTTGTGGTCAGTAGGAGGTATGTGGAGTATGTGCTCgagaatgaaaaaatacaaaagtttATGGAGTGGGCAAAAGACACATACAGCCCGGACGAGTATCTCTGGGCCACTATTCAGAGGATCCCCGAAGTCCCAGGGTCACTGTCCTTAAGCCATAAGTACGACATGTCCGACATGCACGCGATTGCCAGGTTTGTCAAGTGGCAGTACTTTGAAGGTGACATTTCCAAGGGCGCCCCCTACCCGCCGTGCAGCGGCGTCCACGTGCGCTCCGTGTGCGTTTTCGGAGCGGGTGACTTGAACTGGATGTTGCGCGTGCACCACTTGTTCGCCAACAAGTTCGACACGGACATCGACCTCTTTGCCATCCAGTGTTTGGATGAGCATCTGAGGCATAAGGCCCTGGAGACATTAAAACACTGA